The proteins below come from a single Mercenaria mercenaria strain notata chromosome 3, MADL_Memer_1, whole genome shotgun sequence genomic window:
- the LOC123523411 gene encoding uncharacterized protein LOC123523411: MAHLYQVSNLVQLCADYLATIITSENACAILTLAWRYDVTILRDACCYFIDNNADEILQSDDFLELSNECLTYILKGDTFYADEEDICIKTEEWSMRKLDEDNLENHGPNMRQALDESFYYLRLPTMTYNTLMMCTRKKGYFSVEEYEDIVDFVNGIPDASVKSNSCVARLPTVETLLINDEDGEAIVSDNHTTIFIISVSRDVKLKNICLSEIHKYLKHDNKLYSDRNCKSISINDDTVAMLYFNYKNKVIKLTNLGRNGKGLSKLREVTGQDLPVDLNLVVSGSLQVTHPPEVPRIRCWMDKTIKEKYEEEDLDEIGNGLYDAEVLDDDVDYDDHDDEGERMIYEQEIQLQMTDRQQVIHLKEPVTFTKAGSYIVSINLKYSCKSVVKMKTCTSSRETVTSQYGHVKVVDLSGRFAGIKSLGFEHFSNRESVKESKMIEEEF; this comes from the coding sequence ATGGCTCACTTGTACCAGGTGTCAAACCTGGTACAGTTATGTGCTGATTATCTCGCTACCATTATCACGTCTGAGAATGCCTGTGCAATTTTAACGCTGGCCTGGCGTTACGACGTAACAATTCTACGTGACGCATGCTGTTATTTCATCGACAACAATGCAGATGAAATTCTACAATCGGATGACTTTTTAGAATTATCAAACGAATGcctgacatatattttgaaaggGGACACATTCTATGCAGACGAAGAGGACATATGTATTAAGACCGAGGAATGGTCCATGAGAAAACTTGATGAAGATAACTTAGAAAACCATGGACCAAACATGAGACAAGCTCTGGATGAATCATTTTATTACCTAAGACTTCCTACGATGACATACAATACCTTGATGATGTGTACTCGAAAGAAAGGTTATTTTTCAGTTGAAGAATATGAAGACATTGTTGATTTTGTCAACGGAATTCCTGACGCGTCAGTGAAGAGCAATTCCTGTGTTGCAAGACTGCCAACAGTAGAAACACTGCTTATAAATGACGAGGATGGAGAAGCAATAGTTAGCGACAATCACacaacaatttttataatttctgtATCCAGAGATGtgaagttaaaaaatatttgtctgtcagaaatacacaaatatttgAAACATGATAATAAACTTTATAGCGACCGAAACTGTAAAAGTATTTCAATTAATGACGATACAGTAGCAATGCtgtattttaattacaaaaataaggTCATTAAGTTAACTAACTTGGGCAGAAACGGAAAGGGGCTAAGCAAGCTAAGAGAAGTTACTGGACAAGACTTGCCAGTGGATCTCAACCTGGTTGTGTCTGGCAGTTTACAAGTTACACACCCTCCAGAAGTACCACGCATCCGTTGTTGGAtggataaaacaataaaagaaaaatatgaagaGGAAGATTTGGATGAGATAGGAAATGGACTGTATGATGCAGAAGTACTTGACGATGATGTAGACTATGATGATCATGACGATGAGGGAGAACGAATGATATATGAACAAGAGATACAGTtgcagatgacagacagacaacaaGTTATCCATCTTAAAGAACCCGTGACCTTTACAAAGGCTGGATCATATATAGTTTCAATAAACCTTAAGTATAGCTGTAAAAGTGTGGTCAAAATGAAGACATGTACCAGCAGCAGAGAAACTGTAACAAGCCAGTACGGACATGTGAAAGTAGTTGATTTATCTGGTAGATTTGCAGGAATCAAAAGCCTAggatttgaacatttttcaaatagaGAATCTGTGAAAGAATCCAAAATGATTGAGGAAGAATTCTAA